From the Psychrobacter sp. P11F6 genome, the window AATTTTTCGTGTTCAATACTATCGAAGTGAGACGAGGTTATAAGTAATTCGTTACCAATTCTCTTTTTTACAGCACTATAGTTGATATAAAATTCTAGTATCTGAGATATTGTCGCAGGCGAGAGACCAGAATAAAAAATTTCTGGCCAATTTTTCATCATCGTAGCGTAATGTCTCATAAGCCCATTTGACGAGCTCATGCCCACGCTTACCGCTTGCTTCCAATGTCTTAATATCGATATTAGTTTCAATCGTTGCCATACGTTACCACCTTATGACCAGCCTTAATCGTGTTGGCTAATATATAGAGAGTCAATATGATATCGATACTAATCACGATTATAAATAATGATTTGCCAAAAAAACCCGCACAATGGCGGGTTTTTTGGTTCAATGCATTAGGTTATATAAAGTTATTGATATATATTTTTTGAAAAATACAGGGTTGACATATACAAAAATAAATGCTGTATAAATTGAACAAATGACCCCACAATGGTATCATCTATTTGTGATAGCTTGTGATAGCTTGTGATAGCTTGTGATAGCTTGTGATAGCTTGTGATAGCTTGTGATAGCTTGTGATAGCTTGTGATAGCTTGTGATAGCTTGTGATAGCTTGTGATAGCTTGTGATAGCTTGTGATAGCTTGTGATAGCTTGTGGATGCGCCATTGTGTGCCTATACAGAGTACGTGTCCTGTGGGACATTTTTTGCATCTGAAATATCTGCAAAGAAATACAGATGAAATGAAGGTGAATTATGACAATACGTCCAAAAAACTCTAAACAAGAAATTTTGAGTAATGTTCTTAGTGATATTATAGATGAGTTTTTCTCTCAACAGAGAGGTATAGTGATACCTGCCACTAATATAATTCTTAAAGATTATTTAAAGAAGGCAGATGAAAATAAAGAAGGTGGGCCCTCTATATATTATCTTATTCAAGCATTGGCAGAAATGGCTAAAGGCAATATCCAAGCTGCTGAAAAATTTTGCAGTAATGCCACAAGACTTGACCCTAATCACCCTACAATTATGTCGAATTATGCTACGATCTTATACCTTTTAGGGCGTCATGAAGAAGTGAAAAAAATAGTTAAAAAGTTGTTTGACGAGAAAAATGTTTCTCCTAAAAGAGATAGTGCAGTGAGTACAAACCTGATGCACAGCTCGCTAGTTACTTTAGATACTAGTTACTATGAGTCATCGAACGCAATTAGTACTATCAATGGTTGGAATGATGTTGTGGATTATATTAAGAGAATCAAAAACGACCTTCATGAAGTTGATATTTCTTCCAACGAACACACTGAATTCATGGAGCAACTAGAGCTTTTTCTGTTTGTTAAAACTCGTCAGATGGCAGCCTATAGATTAAGTATCGAAAATGGTTTAGACAGGTATTTAAAGATTGAGGTGTTTCTAGACATCAACGCAGACGAAGCTTCTTACCTAAATTCAGAATTCACCACTCATTTTGTGGATTACGTTTTTGATAAAGATCGTCATGACCTGCTAGGTAAGTTTGTGGTTTTTTTCAAACAGAATGAAAGCCGTCATGATGGCACTGAAAACTCAGATGCTTTATATTTAGGTATGAATGAAGAGTTGGTGGCTTAGATGGCGGTAACGATTGAGGATTTATATAAGCAAAAGTTAAAAGTTGATGAGATGAGTTATGAGTGTGCAGAAGCTCATAAGCGATTAAAGATTATTCGTGGTTATTACGCTACTTTTTTATACGCTAGCTCCTTATTTGATAATCCTCATTCAAACGGACATATGTTGGATAAACATGATTATCCGCCTAATCCAACTGAAAGAACCTCTAAGTATGGTTCTCATCAGAAAATACACATGAGCTTGCAGCGCTCAAGAATTAGAGTTTTATCCGATCTGGGTATAGATCTACAAAAGTATCATGATATTAGAAAAAAGGCAGAATACGATATAGGCTTGGACATTACAGTTGAAGAAATAGATTTCGCTGAGTCTTCTTTCAAACAGCTCAAAGAGTATATTGATTTTTACATTAAAAATGGCGATCATCACTTCACTAAGTCAAAAAAGGTCATTAACGCCACAGTAGGCCGTAATGGTGTCAAAACTAGTGGTCTGAAAATATTGAAATAAAAAATAGTTTTGTCGAGCAAAGCAAAAAGGCATTCGCGATTTATTCATGTAATGCCTTTTTTATTGTCATCAATTCTGCTTACTAAAAATTCTAAACTTCTTCATACCTCTCATCACATACCTTCAGTCTAATCCCTATAACATCACTCAAGTCAGCACCTTTCTTAATACTGTAAGGCACGTTCGGGGTCATACCATCTTTCTTCAGAGCCATTTGAGCCGCCTTGTTCAGCGGCGTACCAATAGAGGAGTCTTCAATATGACCTACAGGTTCAAAATATACTTCAATACCAAAATCTGGATAATAAACGCAGGATATCTCACCTGATGTCGTAAATGGGTAGGGTGTATCATGCACTGGAACATCACCAGAAACAAATTTATTACTATCGTCTTGAGTAGGAGAGCATGCAATTGAAGGTAAGACGGCTATATTGATCAACCACCTGGGCATATCGATTCGCATGGGACACCATCCTTGTCTCTATCTAATCGAGTATTGCCTCACTTTAATGCCTGCTTAGCTTGCTCACAATTAGCCATCTGGCCACAAGTACTAGGTAAGCCTTTGCACTGAGCGCCACCATTCACACGCACAAGAAAAAAACTGTTTCAAATAGAAGTTAAAGCAGGTTAAAGGTGGGATTTTGATATTATTGGAGAGTAATTTGAATAACTTTTAATTCAAAAACCTTGAAAAATATAATTTTTTAAACTTCTTGAGTGTTACCATTAACTTACAGAATTGTAAGTACTAATATAAAGTATTTACGTTTTTTATGTCTAATGATAGATGCTTTTGGAGAAGTTTATATGAGTTTTTTTAGTAAATCCCTATTTATCAAATTGGTAGCAAGTTTAATAATCCTATCAACTACATCTTATGCAGCTCAAGCTAACCCTATTTTGCAAGAAAAGAAAGAAGTCTTAAAGCAGGCAAGTAATTTTGCTCAAGCAGTAGCTTGCTATACTACTTTTACAGGTGATGCACAGACTACTATTGAGGATGTCTATTTAGTTGAAAGCAGTGACGGTTATGCTGAATATTTTGTTTTCTGGTCTGGGGATTGGTCATGTTGGGGTGGTGCTTCAACATATCGTTCATATTTGACTTCTTTTTCAAAACTTGCCGACAACAGACCTTTTATAGTTGATAAACAAGATATATTAGCTGATATTAACGCTGATGGCTATTTAATAAATGATAGATTTATTAAAGATGTTAAGTACGAAAAAGGTAAGTTTTTTATTACTGGATCTGACTTTAGCAATATAGAAAGCGATTTTGAAGGTAATAACCTCCCTATAAATCGTTATCAATATACTTTAGCTAAGGTTGATAGCAATGATGAAACGAAATGGGCGCTGTTAGACAAGAAGTTTATAGGTAAAAATAAACGCGATAACTAGGGCGTGTTGAACATTCAAATGTGGTGCTGGCAGTGACTATTTTTTAGACAATATGCAGTGAAATTTTTGAGGCCTAGTTATTCTAGGTGAAACAATTTCGCCATATATTGGCAAAAAATAGTCCTGCCCTAAAAGGCTGATGCTAAAATCACCCCAAACGTTGTTGCAAGCCTAGCTAAGGTCTCGACATTATCGTCGGTTTGCGCCTAGTTTGGTACAATTTTAGCAATCAGCAGCCCTAATATTTGAATGTTCAACACGCCCTAATGATAATGTGTTAAAAATCTAATTTTGATAATTACAAAATAAAATATAGTTGAAAAATAAAATTTTCCTAATGATTTAGACAACTTATATAGTGATCGTGTTTGAACTAACTTTAAGGTAGTAAATATCATGAGATTATTAAACCAATTATCTACATTCCTATCAGGCATTATGGTTTTAACAGTTTGTTCCTTGGGAATAGCAAATGCCAATAACGAATATGCCTTAGCTGAAGCCAAACAACCTAGTTCAGATGCATATGAATATGCACGCGCAGCTAGGGCAGAAGCAGAAGCAGCTAGGGCACAGTCCAATGCAGCAGCAGTAGCAGCTTGGGGAGAAAGAGACGTAGCTATGGAGGAAGCAGAAGCAGCTATGGAGGCAGCAGCAGTAGCAGCTTGGGCAGAAAGAGATGTAGCTATGGAGTAAGCAGAAGCAAAAAATAATCTTAAACTGAGAGAATAGCTATTAAGCACACATTTTTAAATAATAAGTAGGGCAAATAATTACAAAATAACCTTTAGTTGATAAGGTGTGTACTGAATAACAGAAAAATAAAAAACGGTTGTTGGTATTATGGTTGGTATCGCCTGTTTTTAAATTATTAATATTGTTTATTATCAAAAACTTGAGTTTATAGTTTAGTTTCCGCCATCTCCACCAAATATTAAAAATCCGATCACTTAATGTGGTCGGATTTTTTTTGGTTTAATTTTAAATGTAGATAGTTGAAATAAAAGTTAAAAGGGACAATCAACTGATTCTTCATTAGCAAAAAAAGTTATTTCGTAATTATAAGTATTATTGACGCAAATCTGTGCATCATTAACAGCATCAAATTGCTCGGCTGTTAAAGTGATAGCCATTGTAAAATCGATCACTTGCTGTGGCGATCTCAAATCTTTAGTTAAGTCATTAGCAGTAAAATGAATCTTAGCGATGTGGTTCTCAATTTTCACTGTAAAATTTTCATTGCCGAAATTACTAGACTCAAACCCTAGTTTTTTCTCTTCTGGTGTTAAACCGTTCAAGTATTCTTGAATAGTGTTCTTTAGTGGTGAATCTTTATCTACATGTCGAATAACATAGACATAGTCATCTATATTTGGGTTTATAAAGTATACTTTTACCGCTAGCTTATCTTTGACTGGTTTCTTATTTATTTTATTGAGATAGTTTTTATAACTTTCGGTATACGCTTCCTTATTAGGGGTTTCAGGTGGATTAATAAAAGCTGATTCATTTTCAACTTTTTCTTGGTCTACAAAGGGAAATGGAAAGTATTGATCACATTCTTTTTGGTAGCACCCAAAACTGTATTTGGAGCCATCGCTACATTCAGCATGACCATAAGCTCCAGCATTTAAAGTAATATTACAAACATTGTTATCTACTTCAATATCATCAAATTCCATTTCGCATGTTGTAATAGAATTCATAACATAAATGTTCCGCTGCGACTCTTTCTTGACTAATGACATCAGATGTTTAAAATCATCTATAGACAACGACCATGAAATACCTTCTTTAGGTACGTCGTTCTTAACTGTAGTGTCTGCGTCGACGCATAAATTTTGATAAACCTCTGCTTCCTCTTGGCAGGCAGATAGACACGAAGTGATTAATAATATACCTACAGTCTTATAAATATTCTTTAATAGCATTGTATACTGTACTCCCTTCACCTTCGGTTTTAGCTGCGACATCTTCATGTACTGCTATATCAGATTGAGTCAATCCATAATGAATAAGTAGGTACTTGGTAAGGCAAGCAACGCCTTGAGTTTGTTTTACAGTAAGCTTTTGCCAACTATGCACATTATTACCATTTGCAGGTCCAACTGTTGGTTTTCCATTCTTATCAAGGGGCATACCTACAACTTCAATTCCTACTGAATAGGAGTTTGCATTACCAGCGTGTATAGTAAGTTTATTCAAGTTTGCTGTTTGGTAAATTTTACCATCCTTGTCTACAACAAAGTGTGTACCATATGGTTTTGACCCTCTATTAAAAGAATTAAATGTTGATTGAGCAGAACTATTGACGGTTCGATGCAAAATTATTTTTTTAATTTTTTGAGTGTAATTCATTCTTTCAAGCTTAGGAGTATGATGTTTTATTATACGAGAATGACTTAGAAAACCAGCTTGCATTGGTAGTTTTTCTGTTTTATTGCAAAAACAACCTGATATGTTTGAAGGGCAGTCACTACTATTTGAAACTAGTTTTTCAACAATATTAAATTTTTCGCAAGCTCCAAATGATCTATACTTTTCGCCATCTATTATATAGTGTTCAACTGATTGTGCAATTTATTCTATACTGACAAATGCTTCGCCACCTATTGAGCACACTACATTTTTAGTTAAAATCTAATTCAAAAGGATCATTGTTACGTTTGGTATCTCGAATTTCTATATAACGTGACTGACATTGTTGAATATTAATTTCTGTATCTTTAATTTTATCTCTTAAGATAGGTAGAGATTGAACAAGTTTCTTTTGAATGATTTTTAAGTTTGGAAGGTTGTTTTCTTTAAGGTAAGGTATAAAATCCTGATCGTAATATTTTAACCAAGCACAGGCTTCAGTTACATTAAAATCATAAGGGTCATAAGCCAAAATTTGGAGGTAGAAACTCACTAGATTACCATTAGCTAAATTGTTACTAGGAATACTATTCATAAACTGGTTGTCCCATGAGAACAAATACATGAGTAGATATTCTTTGACTCTATTTAATTCTTGCTTATCTACATCTTGCATGAGCCTATAAGATAAAATGTTGTAATCATCATATTCATCTCCACGTCTATAGTCAGAAAAAAACTTTTCAATTAAGGTGTGTTTTATAGAGTTGGCGTTATATTTTAAGGCAATCTCTAAACAATTATCTTTAATAGCTAAAATATCTTTTTTATTTATTTTCATGGTATTTTTGATAAAATCATTATCAAATTGATAGCTCCAAGTATAAACGTCCGCACAAGCGTAAGGATGATCAATTTTCGCTAATTCAAATATTTTTTGATAACCTTGCGTTTCGACATCAAGGTTATCAACATGCCACAATTGATATGTTGCCCATGCGTACTGAGCATTTATCTCCTTTGGGTCTTTAGCATATTTGTGCAGTAGTTCCATTCTTTCTTCGTCATAAATCCTAAGATTTAGGTCACTAGCTCGTAAATTCATTGCTTCATTAAAACTTAAGCGTCGATCAGTTGGTAACTTAATTTCTTGATCATAAGAGCTATTCATTTTTGTCCCTTGATTAGTTGCTGTAGAAGACTCGCATGAGGATAAAAAAAGTACAGCTGTTAATGGAATTAGTAATTTTTTCATTAGTATAAGTCCTACCTGCTACTACGTACTGTTGTAGCGCTATTAAAGATTCTGAAATGACCCATCAGCTTTTTTTCTGGTAGGGTTTTCATACCTGTGTCAGGATGTATCCATCTAGCATAAGAGCTCACACTTGGGTCAGCTGAGCTATACCAAGTTAAAGATGTTGGTGCATATACTGTACCTATATTTGGATGTGCAGCAATATACTCACCAAGAGTTTTAGTCAAACCATTTCCAACGTTACAAGATAAAAGAACTAAAGTCTGACTATCTGTATATCCATTTAAACTAATAAACTCATAGAATTTATTTATGGCATCACGTTTTTGAGACTCAGTTTTTCCACTTATAGTCACGTACTGATTCTTTGATTTTGTTATGTTTAAAGCTCTTTGAACTGGGTCTAGATCTCTTGTGTTCACCCATAAAATACTGCGGTTGCTACCATGAGCGTAAACATAATAATATGAATGAGGTAAGTAGCGATCTCCTTCTAATATATCAATAGTCTTGTGAAAGTTAGTTTCATTACCTGCAAAACCATCGAAAGATTTATAAAACATATTATCGCTAGTTCCTGCCTTTAATTTAAGTAATTTATTAAAACTAA encodes:
- a CDS encoding tetratricopeptide repeat protein, which translates into the protein MTIRPKNSKQEILSNVLSDIIDEFFSQQRGIVIPATNIILKDYLKKADENKEGGPSIYYLIQALAEMAKGNIQAAEKFCSNATRLDPNHPTIMSNYATILYLLGRHEEVKKIVKKLFDEKNVSPKRDSAVSTNLMHSSLVTLDTSYYESSNAISTINGWNDVVDYIKRIKNDLHEVDISSNEHTEFMEQLELFLFVKTRQMAAYRLSIENGLDRYLKIEVFLDINADEASYLNSEFTTHFVDYVFDKDRHDLLGKFVVFFKQNESRHDGTENSDALYLGMNEELVA
- a CDS encoding GerMN domain-containing protein gives rise to the protein MNSITTCEMEFDDIEVDNNVCNITLNAGAYGHAECSDGSKYSFGCYQKECDQYFPFPFVDQEKVENESAFINPPETPNKEAYTESYKNYLNKINKKPVKDKLAVKVYFINPNIDDYVYVIRHVDKDSPLKNTIQEYLNGLTPEEKKLGFESSNFGNENFTVKIENHIAKIHFTANDLTKDLRSPQQVIDFTMAITLTAEQFDAVNDAQICVNNTYNYEITFFANEESVDCPF
- a CDS encoding N-acetylmuramoyl-L-alanine amidase, coding for MQAGFLSHSRIIKHHTPKLERMNYTQKIKKIILHRTVNSSAQSTFNSFNRGSKPYGTHFVVDKDGKIYQTANLNKLTIHAGNANSYSVGIEVVGMPLDKNGKPTVGPANGNNVHSWQKLTVKQTQGVACLTKYLLIHYGLTQSDIAVHEDVAAKTEGEGSTVYNAIKEYL